GATTCGAACCAATGTAGGCGCAAGCCAACAGATTTACAGTCTGCCCCCTTTAACCACTCGGGCACTCCTCCGCGCAATCGGGCATTGTAGCCGATTTTTTGGACATGCTGCGCGCCGCGCCAGGAAAATTTGTGCTGACCCGCGGGCGGCCCATGCCGATCCTGTGCCGGCAGGCCTGCCCCGTCCGAACACCTCCCCTCCAAGACAAGCGGGGGCCATGCCTCGGTGTTCATGCCCCTCAAACACCAACCCCCTGCTGTCTGCACCTGTAGGGTGCTTTTGGCAGGGGGTTGTTGATCAAATGGTGCCTGACGATGACCTACTTTCACACGGGATTCCGCACTATCATTGGCGCGAAGCTGTTTCACGGTCCTGTTCGGGATGGGCAGGGGTGGTTCCGGCTTGCTATTGTCATCAGGCGTAAAGGGTAGCTGCACGGGGGGGCGTTGTGGTGCCTTTTTTGTGCAGCTGATTCACAGCAGTCGAATCGGTTGGGAATTTGATTGTGTCTTTGGCATGTACCTTGGGGTTTTTGGTTATGGGCCTCAAGGTTATAGGGTCAAGCCTCACGGGCAATTAGTACTGGTTAGCTGCGGGCATTGCTGCTCTTGCACACCCAGCCTATCAACGTTGTGGTCTACAACGACCCTTCAGGGGGGTCTAGCCCCCGGCAGATCTCATCTTGGAGGGAGTTTCGCGCTTAGATGCTTTCAGCGCTTATCTCTTCCGCACATAGCTACCCTGCGATGCCACGGGCGTGACAACAGGTACACCAGCGGTGCGTCCACTCCGGTCCTCTCGTACTAGGAGCAGGTCTCCTCAAATCTGCAGCGCCCACGGAAGATAGGGACAAAACTGTCTCACGACGTTTTAAACCCAGCTCACGTACCTCTTTAAATGGCGAACAGCCATACCCTTGGGACCGACTACAGCCCCAGGATGAGATGAGCCGACATCGAGGTGCCAAACACCGCCGTCGATATGAACTCTTGGGCGGTATCAGCCTGTTATCCCCAGAGTACCTTTTATCCGTTGAGCGATGGCCCTTCCATACAGAACCACCGGATCACTATGTCCTGCTTTCGCACCTGCTCGACTTGTCAGTCTCGCAGTCAAGCACGCTTGTGCCATTGCACTATCGTCACGATGTCCGACCGTAACTAGCGTACCTTCGAACTCCTCCGTTACGCTTTGGGAGGAGACCGCCCCAGTCAAACTGCCTACCATGCACTGTCCCCAAGCCCGATCAGGGCCCAAGGTTAGAACCTCAAACGCACCAGGGTGGTATTTCAACGTTGGCTCCAGGCACTCTAGCGAGCACCCTTCAAAGCCTCCCACCTATCCTACACAGATCCGTTCAAAATCCAATACAAAGCTACAGTAAAGGTTCATGGGGTCTTTCCGTCTTTCCGCGGGGAGATTGCATCATCACAAACATTTCAACTTCGCTGAGTCTGCGGAGGAGACAGTGTGGCCATCGTTACGCCATTCGTGCAGGTCGGAACTTACCCGACAAGGAATTTCGCTACCTTAGGACCGTTATAGTTACGGCCGCCGTTTACTGGGACTTCGATCAAGAGCTTGCACCCCATCACTTAATCTTCCAGCACCGGGCAGGCGTCACACCCTATACGTCGACTTTCGTCTTTGCAGAGTGCTGTGTTTTTATTAAACAGTCGCAGCCACCGATTTATTGCAACCGCTTTGGGCTCCACCTGTACAGGCATCACCTACTCGCGGCATACCTTCTCCCGAAGTTACGGTATCAATTTGCCGAGTTCCTTCTCCGCAGTTCTCTCAAGCGCCTTAGAATACTCATCTCGCGCACCAGTGTCGGTTTGCGGTACGGTCGTCAATGGCTGAAGCTTAGTGGCTTTTCCTGGAAGCAGGGTATCACTCACTTCAGGCACAAGTGCCCTCGTTATCACCCCTCATCTCAGATCCCCGGATTTGCCTAAGGACCACGACTACAGGCTTGAACCAACATGTCCAACAGTTGGCTGAGCTAACCTTCTTCGTCCCCACATCGCACCATTGAGCGGTACGGGAATATTGACCCGTTTCCCATCAGCTACGCATCTCTGCCTCACCTTAGGGGCCGACTCACCCTACGCCGATGAACGTTGCGTAGGAAACCTTGCGCTTACGGCGAGCGGGCTTTTCACCCGCTTTAACGCTACTCATGTCAGCATTCGCACTTGTGATACCTCCAGCATCCGTCACCAGACACCTTCACAGGCTTACACAACGCTCTCCTACCACGCACAGTAAACTGTGCATCCGCAGCTTCGGTAACTGGCTTGAGCCCCGTTACATCTTCCGCGCAGGACGACTCGATCAGTGAGCTATTACGCTTTCTTTAAATGATGGCTGCTTCTAAGCCAACATCCTGACTGTCTTAGCCTTCCCACTTCGTTTCCCACTTAGCCAATTTTAGGGACCTTAGCTGGCGGTCTGGGTTGTTTCCCTCTTGTGTCCGGACGTTAGCACCCGGTGCACTGTCTCCCGCGCTGTACTCTTCGGTATTCGGAGTTTGCCTAGGGTTGGTAAGTCGCCATGACCCCCTAGCCTAAACAGTGCTCTACCCCCGAAGGTAATACGCGAGGCACTACCTAAATAGTTTTCGGAGAGAACCAGCTATTTCCAGGTTTGTTTAGCCTTTCACCCCTATCCACAGCTCATCCGCTGGTTTTGCAACACCAGTCGGTTCGGACCTCCAGTGCCTGTTACAACACCTTCATCCTGGCCATGGATAGATCACCTGGTTTCGGGTCTACACCCAGCGACTAAAAACGCCCTGTTCGGACTCGGTTTCCCTGCGCCTTCCCTATTCGGTTAAGCTTGCCACTGAATGTAAGTCGCTGACCCATTATACAAAAGGTACGCCGTCACCCCTTGCGAGGCTCCGACTTTTTGTAAGCATGCGGTTTCAGGATCTATTTCACTCCCCTCCCGGGGTTCTTTTCGCCTTTCCCTCACGGTACTGGTTCACTATCGGTCGATGATGAGTATTTAGCCTTGGAGGATGGTCCCCCCATGTTCAGACAGGGTTTCTCGTGCCCCGCCCTACTTGTCTCTAGCCTAGTACCACCAAACGGTTTTCGCATACGGGGCTATCACCCACTATGGCCGGCCTTTCCATGCCGCTTTGCTAACCGCTTGACTATCTCTAGAAGGCTGCTGCGATTTCGCTCGCCACTACTTTCGCAATCTCGGTTGATGTCTTTTCCTCAGGGTACTGAGATGGTTCAGTTCCCCTGGTTTGCCTCGTGCATCCTATGTATTCAGATGCCGATACCCTCATCGGGTGGGTTTCCCCATTCAGAGACCTCCGGATCACAGCTCGTTTGCCAGCTCCCCGAAGCTTTTCGCAGGCTACCACGTCTTTCTTCGCCTATCATCGCCAAGGCATCCACCACATGCTCTTGTTCACTTGACCCTATAACTTTGAAGCCTTGCAGCCCCAAGGTTTGCTTTCAAGTCAACTTGCGAGGTCTCGCACCTCGCGCGTTTCATGCCGTAACGCGAATCTTTCTTCCTGGCTCTACCATTTCTGGCAGTGCCCTCGAGAACCATTCGTCATTACTTGAACAGATTTTCTTTCGAATCTCGTGTTCGTTTTGACGCAATCAAATTCTTGCCGCCGATGGCACGGCGCATCCTCTCGGATGCTTTCCATCAGCAGCGCTGATTCGACTCTGTGAATTTTTAAGGAACAGCCGGGAAGCCTTGCAGCTTCCAGTTCTTGGCATATGCCAATGTCAAAGCAGGCTCTTGTCTTGCTTTGAGATTGCCACTGCACGCCCGTGTGTGCGTTGGTGGAGGATGACGGGATCGAACCGACGACCCCCTGCTTGCAAAGCAGGTGCTCTCCCAGCTGAGCTAATCCCCTTGGCGGGCGCCATGCTGCGTTGCTCGGCCGGCTGTGTAGCACGCTCTGCTACTTGCCCTTCCTCACGCCTTGCCTGTCATCCGCAATCTTGATCGTTCATTGTTGTCACGATCTTTTGTGCCCAGGGATTGGTGGGTCTGGTTGGACTCGAACCAACGACCCCCGCCTTATCAAGACGGTGCTCTAACCAGCTGAGCTACAGACCCCAATCGGTCAAACTGCATGCGAGCCCACCGGGGCCCGGACCGCTGGCGACACACACCCCTTGTGCTGTCCAACAACCGATAAGTGTGGGCGCCTGGCCAGCGCTTGCGCAGCGCTGCGTGGCTCCTGCCTTGCTTTTGCTCTTGCGTTTTTTTCTGTATATGTCCAGAAAGGAGGTGATCCAGCCGCACCTTCCGATACGGCTACCTTGTTACGACTTCACCCCAGTCACGAACCCCACCGTGGCAAGCGCCCTCCTTGCGGTTAGGCTACCTGCTTCTGGTGAGACCCGCTCCCATGGTGTGACGGGCGGTGTGTACAAGACCCGGGAACGTATTCACCGTGACATGCTGATCCACGATTACTAGCGATTCCGACTTCATGCACTCGAGTTGCAGAGTGCAATCCGGACTACGACCGGCTTTATGGGATTGGCTTCACCTCGCGGCTTCGCTGCCCTTTGTACCGGCCATTGTATGACGTGTGTAGCCCCACCTATAAGGGCCATGAGGACTTGACGTCATCCCCACCTTCCTCCGGTTTGTCACCGGCAGTCCCATCAGAGTGCCCTTTCGTAGCAACTGATGGCAAGGGTTGCGCTCGTTGCGGGACTTAACCCAACATCTCACGACACGAGCTGACGACAGCCATGCAGCACCTGTGTGCAGGCTCTCTTGCGAGCACTCCTTCGTCTCTGAAGGATTCCTGCCATGTCAAAGGTGGGTAAGGTTTTTCGCGTTGCATCGAATTAAACCACATCATCCACCGCTTGTGCGGGTCCCCGTCAATTCCTTTGAGTTTTAACCTTGCGGCCGTACTCCCCAGGCGGTCAACTTCACGCGTTAGCTTCGTTACTGAAGAAATGAATCCCCAACAACCAGTTGACATCGTTTAGGGCGTGGACTACCAGGGTATCTAATCCTGTTTGCTCCCCACGCTTTCGTGCATGAGCGTCAGTACAGGCCCAGGGGGCTGCCTTCGCCATCGGTGTTCCTCCGCATATCTACGCATTTCACTGCTACACGCGGAATTCCACCCCCCTCTGCCGTACTCCAGCCTTGCAGTCACAATGGCAGTTCCCAGGTTGAGCCCGGGGATTTCACCACTGTCTTGCAAGACCGCCTGCGCACGCTTTACGCCCAGTAATTCCGATTAACGCTCGCACCCTACGTATTACCGCGGCTGCTGGCACGTAGTTAGCCGGTGCTTATTCTTACGGTACCGTCATCGCCCTCCTGTATTAGAGAAGAACTTTTCGTTCCGTACAAAAGCAGTTTACAACCCGAGGGCCTTCATCCTGCACGCGGCATGGCTGGATCAGGGTTTCCCCCATTGTCCAAAATTCCCCACTGCTGCCTCCCGTAGGAGTTCGGGCCGTGTCTCAGTCCCGATGTGGCTGATCATCCTCTCAGACCAGCTACAGATCGCAGGCTTGGTAGGCCTTTACCCCACCAACTACCTAATCCGACATCGGCCGCTCCAGTAGCGCAAGGCCCACAAGGGGTCCCCTGCTTTCATCCACGGATCTCATGCGGTATTAATCCGGCTTTCGCCGAGCTATCCCGCACTACCGGGCACGTTCCGATGCTTTACTCACCCGTTCGCCACTCGCCGCCATCCCGAAGGACGCGCTGCCGTTCGACTTGCATGTGTAAGGCATGCCGCCAGCGTTCAATCTGAGCCAGGATCAAACTCTACAGTTCGATCTCTTTGCTTTGCTCACTCAAAAACGGAAATTGAAGTGAATCCTCACTTCCTTTTCTCATGAGCGTTTGGTTTGCTCGAGCACAAGGAGAGATCGCCTCCCGCAGTGAGCCAGCGCTTGCACGCCACCATCACCACAAAAGCCAAACCCTCTCCCCGCCAAGACAGGCGCACCACCGCAGGTGCATCCAACCAAACGCCCACGCTTATCGGCTGTGTGTTGTTAACGAACCCTACCCCACCTCAACCCCAAAAGTCCTACTGCAAGAACCCCGGATCAAGAAAGGCGCTGCGATCAGCGAAGCCATGAATTCTATACCAAGTTTTGCACCACGCGCAAGAGATGGAGAGAAAAAGTTTCAGTAGGCCTGCAGCGCCGCTTCCAGCGCATCCTGGAACAGGGCGGCGACGTCGCAGCCGGTCTGTTCGGTGATCTCCTGAAAGCAGGTCGGGCTGGTGACGTTGATTTCAGTTACATGGGTGCCGATGATGTCCAGGCCTATGAGCAACAGGCCACGCGGAGCGAGTGCATGGCCCATGGTTTCGGCGGTGTGCCGGTCGGCATCGGACAGCGGGCGTGCCTCCCCCCGCGCCCCGGCTGCGAGGTTGCCGCGGATGTCGTCGCCCTGGGGCACGCGCGCCAGGCAATACGGAACGGGCTGGCCGCCGATGATCAGCACGCGCTTGTCACCTTCGACGATCTCGGGCAGATAGCGCTGCACCATGACGGTTTGCGCACCTCCCTTGTTCAGGGTTTCGATGATCGAGCCCAGGTTCAGGCCATCCGGCCCGACGCGAAAGATGCCCATGCCACCCATGCCGTCGAGCGGCTTGAGAATGATGTCGCGCTGCTCCTGGTGGAAGCGGTGGATTTCCTCGGCAGACCGCGTAACGAGGGTTGGGCCTATGAACTCGGGCCATTCCATGATGGCCAGTTTTTCCGGGTGGTTGCGCAGTGCCGCGGGCCGGTTGAAGACCCGCGCGCCTTCGCGCTCGGCCTGCTCCAGCAGGTGGGTGGCGTAGATGTATTCGGCGTCAAAGGGCGGATCCTTGCGCATCAGCACGGCATCAAAGCGCTTGAGCGCCACGGTGGGCGTGGCGGATTCAGCGAACCAGGCGTCGGGCCGGCCGGTGAGATGGATCTCGCGCACTCGGGCCTCGACCTGACTGCCCGTGCGCCAATGCAGGTCACGTGGCTCGCAGGCGGCGACGCGGTGTCCGCGCCGCTGAGCCTCGCGCATCATGGCGAAGGTGGTGTCCTTGTAGGTCTTGAAGTGTTCCAGCGGGTCGGCGACAAACAGCAGGTGCATGGCGGCGGTTCAGGCATCAGGAGCGCACCGACGCGGTGCGCGATCTGCCGTACTGTTGCACAAAGAGCGCTGCACTGCCCGCGACCACGCCCCAGAACGCCGAGCCGACACCAGCGATGGTCACGCCGCTGAGCGTGACGAGGAAGGTGATGAGCGCGGCTTCTCGGTGGCGTTCTTCGCGCAGCGAGGATGCCAGCCCCCCGCCGATCGCGCCGAGTAGCGCCAGCCCTGCGATGGCCACTACGAGTTCCTGCGGAAAGGCCAGAAGCAACCCGGTGACGACGGCGCCGAAGATGCCGACCACGATGTAGAGCAGCCCGCAGGCGGCGGAGGCGATGTAGCGCCGGTCGCGATCGGGGTGCGCCTCCGGGCCCATGCAGATGGCGGCGGTAATGGCGCTGAAATTGAGTGCATAGCCGCCAAACGGCGCCAACACCGCGGTGGCTACGCCCGTAAGCGTGATCAGCTTGGATACCGGCATCTCGGGGTAGCCGGTGGCACGCATCACCGCTACGCCAGGCAGGTTCTGCGAAGCCATGGTGACGATGAACAGCGGCAGGGCCAGGCTCATGGTGGCCTGCCAGGTGAAGCTCGGGGCCGTGAAGACCGGCATGGCCAGTTCAAAGGACACCTCGGACCAGCGCATCTGGCCGCCCAGTGCCGCCCAGATGATGCCCACCGCCAGCGTCAGGATGACGGCATAGCGCGACAGCAGGCGCCGCGCCAGCAGATAGGCCGCCAGCATGACCAGCACCAGACCCAGGGCCGTCTGCAGCGCCGAGAATGCCTGCATGCCAAAGCGCGCCAGCACGCCCGCCAGCAGCGCGGACGCGATCTCGTCCGGAATGCGGTTCATCACGCGCTCGAACCAGCCGGTGAGGCCGGCCAGCGTGATCAGCAGCGCACTCACGAGGAACGCACCCACCGCTTCGGCCATGGTGAAGCCCGATGCAGCGCCGGCCGCCGCCAGCACCGCGGCGCCGGGCGTGGACCAGGCAATCATCACCGGCTGGCGTAGCCACAGCGAAGGCAGCAGCGTGCACAGACCCATGCCCAGGCCCAGCGCCCACATCCACGAGGTGATCTGCTCGGGCGTGGCGCCAAAGGACTGCGCCGCCTGGAACACCAGCGCCACCGAACTGGTGAATCCCACGAGTACCGCGACGAAACCCGCCACCAGGGCGGAAAAACTCAGGTCCTT
This portion of the Comamonas flocculans genome encodes:
- the gshB gene encoding glutathione synthase, which translates into the protein MHLLFVADPLEHFKTYKDTTFAMMREAQRRGHRVAACEPRDLHWRTGSQVEARVREIHLTGRPDAWFAESATPTVALKRFDAVLMRKDPPFDAEYIYATHLLEQAEREGARVFNRPAALRNHPEKLAIMEWPEFIGPTLVTRSAEEIHRFHQEQRDIILKPLDGMGGMGIFRVGPDGLNLGSIIETLNKGGAQTVMVQRYLPEIVEGDKRVLIIGGQPVPYCLARVPQGDDIRGNLAAGARGEARPLSDADRHTAETMGHALAPRGLLLIGLDIIGTHVTEINVTSPTCFQEITEQTGCDVAALFQDALEAALQAY
- a CDS encoding benzoate/H(+) symporter BenE family transporter; translated protein: MRWIKDLSFSALVAGFVAVLVGFTSSVALVFQAAQSFGATPEQITSWMWALGLGMGLCTLLPSLWLRQPVMIAWSTPGAAVLAAAGAASGFTMAEAVGAFLVSALLITLAGLTGWFERVMNRIPDEIASALLAGVLARFGMQAFSALQTALGLVLVMLAAYLLARRLLSRYAVILTLAVGIIWAALGGQMRWSEVSFELAMPVFTAPSFTWQATMSLALPLFIVTMASQNLPGVAVMRATGYPEMPVSKLITLTGVATAVLAPFGGYALNFSAITAAICMGPEAHPDRDRRYIASAACGLLYIVVGIFGAVVTGLLLAFPQELVVAIAGLALLGAIGGGLASSLREERHREAALITFLVTLSGVTIAGVGSAFWGVVAGSAALFVQQYGRSRTASVRS